ACGCAATCGACCAGGTGGCCACCGACAACAGGATAAGCAAAAGCAGCGTACCGACCACGACGGGGGAGTTCACGGAAAACAAATTACTCATACTCTTGCATCCTCTAACGTAAAAATAGCGGGTTCAGTTGAACCTGCCGATCACACACATACCCGGGAGGGAATAAGCCGCTGTGCCACCGGCATGGGAGTCGAAATGTAGCGAAAAAAACAACTTTCGGGAATGTGGCATTTTGTCGCACCCAAATCAGAACCGCATTCAATCCCTGCGCAGCGCGGCCTTAGTCATCTTTTTTGGGTAATCAACTGACAAAATACCGTCAACGATGATTTTTAGCTCAACTGCATCGATTTCCGGATAAGGGGGCATATCCATTTTTCCCCAGTCACCTGAACCGCCTTGCCTAATTTTTTTGAACAGATGCTCACTAGCCGTTTTGTCATTGCTGTATTTTTCAGCCACTGCGGGCCATGCGGGAAGCCCCATGCCATTCCCGGCGAGGTGGCATGCCAGACAGTTATGTTTAATGATCAACTCATCGAATGACTCACTCTTCACCGGTGCTGCAACTGGCGCATGCTGACGGTCGTCACATGCGGACAAAGCCATCACGACCATCATCAGCGCGGCGCAATAAACAAGGCAATATCTTAAAGAGGCCATCATATGTTCCAGCACTTTTCCATAAAATGGTGCATTTTAATAGTTTTTATCAAAACAATCGCCTGTCTGCCGCGCTTAACGCACCCGCCCGCCAATTTTCAGGTCGCATTACGCAACTTTTAAGTTCAGTTAAGGCTTAGACTGTTGCTCAAAAGCTTCCACCGCCTTCTTAACAGATACGAAAAATTGCTGACTCCCTAGTGCTTCTGAAAGACCGACTTTCGCCAACTCTTCACGAAAAGGCCTTGGTGCATCGGCGATCTTGATTTGCACCCCGCGCTCCTGCATTTCCCGGTGTAACTCGGCAAAACGCTGTGCGGCCGTCACGTCCATGTCGGTAATCGCCTGTGCATCGATGATCAGCCATTCTAGATTTTCATCAGCCTTATTCACAAATTGCACAATGCGTTCCATCACGTAGCGCGCGTTAGCAAAAATCAGCGGTGCATACAGACGGTAGACCATCACGCCGGGCACGGTTTCCGCCTCGTCATCCTCCAGACAATCATGAAACTTGCCGTCCTTGATCAAACGCTTTAACACCGCATCGCGCGGCCGCGACAATTCGACCAGCAAAGCGATAAGCGACAATAGCAAGCCGACGATAATACCGGTCACCACCCCGGCCAGCAGAATCGCCAGCGTCACGCTAACGGCAATCGCAAACTCGTTCCGGTCTATCTTGTATAGCGTGCGCAGCGATGCCAGCTCCAGCATCCCCACAGCGGTGACGATCAAGATGGCACCCAGCGCAACTTTAGGCAGCAAGGCAATGAGCCCGGTCAAAAACATTAAAAACAGTAACAAGCCCCCTGCCGAGACCAATTGTGCGACCTGCGAATGACCACCTGCCGCATCGACGATCGAAGTACGCGACTGACTGGCTGACACCGGAAACCCCTGCCACATGGCAGCCAGAATATTCGCCGAACCTAATGCAACTAACTCCTGATTAGGACTGACCGGATAGCCATGTTTTTCAGCAAACGTCTGTGCCAGCAAAATCCCATCGGAAAAAGTCAGAAATGCCAGCGCAACCGCCGCAGGTGCCAATGCGGCAATATCAGACCAGAGCGGCACGAATATCTCAAATCGGGGAATGCCGGAGGGCACGTGACCGACCAGCGCGATACCATACTGCCCCAGATCAAAAACAACCGTCACCAAAATTGCTATCGCCGATACGGCCAGCGCTCCCGGTACGCGCGGCAGCCAGCGCCCCATGGCGACCAGCATCAACACCAGCAACACCCCGAATAGCACGGTGGGCAGATGAGCCTCGGGCAACTGGCGGATCAAAGTTGAGAGCAGCGGAAAAAACTCTTCACCCTGAGTCTTGATCGCGAACATTTTCCCTAGCTGAGTGGAAATAAGCACCAGGGATGCGCCATTGAGATAACCGACCAATACGGGTCTGGACAACAAATCGGCAACCACGCCCAAGCGCAGTCGCGCGGCAAGCAGCAATACCACACCCGACAACAACCCTAATTCTGCGGCCAACTGCGCTACCCGCCCAGCATCCCCTGATGCCAGCGGCAAAATCGCAGAGCCCGCCAGCAATCCGATCGCTGCATCCGGCCCCGCAATGACATGACGCGAACTGGCAAACAAGGCGTAGCCGATAGACGCTGCCAGTGCGGCATAAAGCCCGGTGATCGGCGGCAAATGTACCAGCTCGGCATAGGCGACGACTGCCGGTATCATCACGATGCACGCCGACAAGCCGGCAGACACATCGCGACCTATCCAGCGTGGATGGTAATTTCGCAGGGTATCTAGCAGCGGTAAAAACGAATTGATCGGTTGTCGGTGCAGGGGGATTTTCATAGTTCAGCTAGTTCCGGTAATCAGTTAAATCTCATGCGTACTGTTAATACTCCCGTCATACTAAACTAGCCTGAAAAATTTGCTCATAAAATTGCTCAATGGCAGACATCCGTGCCGTCGATAGGTTTGCGTTATAATTACCCCCCTTTTCAGCCAGCACCAGCTCAGGACAAAATCATGGAAGTCGAACAAATCAATTCAATAAACAATCACTTGCAAGACTTGAGCTTACGCAGCAATGAATTACGGAGGTATCTTTGACTACGATACCAAACAAGAACGTTTAACCGAAGTTTGCGAACTGGCCGAAGATCCGGCAATTTGGCAGGATGCAAAACGCGCACAGGAACTGGGACGCGAGCGAAAAATGCTCGAAAGTGTTGTTTTTGGCTTGGGTAAAATCCAGCAGGATCTGACGGATGCGGCCGAGTTGTTTGAAATGTCCCAGGAAGAAAATGACGAAGCGTCATTAATGAGCACCGCTGCCGACATCGATGACATAGAGCGCCGCGTCGCCGAAATGGAATTTCGTCGCATGTTCAATCATCCGATGGACCCGAACAGCTGCTTCATCGATATTCAGGCAGGTTCAGGCGGTACGGAGGCGCAGGACTGGGCCTCCATGCTGATGCGCATGTATGTACGCTATGCCGAACGCAAGGGCTATCAGGTCGAAGTACTGGAAATCTCCGACGGCGATGTCGCGGGTATTAAGGGCGCATCGATTAAGCTCATCGGTGAATACGCCTTTGGTCATCTGCGCACTGAGACCGGCGTACACCGGCTGGTACGCAAATCGCCGTTCGATTCAGGCAACCGCCGCCACACCTCGTTTTCCAGCGTGTTCGTCTATCCGGAAGTGGATGACTCGATCGAAATCGAAATCAACCCGGCTGATCTGCGCGTGGATACCTATCGCGCGTCAGGCGCGGGCGGTCAGCACATCAACAAGACCGATTCGGCCGTGCGCATCACGCACATTCCGACCAACATCGTGGTGCAATGCCAGAGCGATCGTTCGCAACACCGTAACCGTGCAGAGGCAATGGCGATGCTAAAATCGCGCATGTATGAAGAAGAGTTACGCAAGCGCAACGAAGAAAAGCAGGAGATGGAAGACGGCAAGACGGATATAGGCTGGGGGCATCAGATCCGCTCTTACGTGCTAGATCAGTCGCGCATCAAAGACTTAAGAACCAACCATGAAGTCGGCAATACGCAGGGCGTGCTCGATGGCGATCTGGATGACTTCATTTCAGCCAGCTTAAAGCAAGGCGTTTAACCACCGCTGCCCCAACAGGGGCAGCGTATAAATTAGACACGGGAACTCTCGTGCTCCAGCAACTCACGAATCTCTTCTAACTCATCAATCGTGATAGACAGATGATGCAGCGCTTCCTGAAAATGCGCATCACTCACTTCGAAATTGGCGTTTTCATCGAGCCCCGCGATCAAACGTTCTGCCACATGGGTTACCGCGATCAGCGCAACAGATGATCCCGCAAGGGTGGTTTCAGGCAGCTGATACACATCGCTTTCATGGTGAAACAAAATCGACTGCCCGATATTTTTTGGCAACCCCCAGTTTCGCGCCAGCAAAGTGCCGACAATAGGATGCGTACAAGGAAAATACTCATTCTCAGCATCGATCAACGACTGACGCCTGTCCATCGCCAGCTTGATGACATCACAATAGTTGTCAAAACGCTTGCGCAGCAAGGGGATAGCCGAATCATGAAACAAGGCGAACGTATAAGCTGCATCAGGAGGAATGCCGTATTGTTTTCTGGCGATCAAGCCGGCAGCGGTGGCCACTAGCGAGGCGTGATTCCAAAAGCTCTCCAGCCATTTCGCATCCACACCACTCATGCAATTACGCAGAGCAGCCGCCACAACAACGCACACAACGTTACGTATTCCCAATCTGGCCAGTGCAACAGATACCCCACTCACGGGTTGACTGGTGCGAAACATCGGTGAGTTTGCCAGCTTGATCGTCAACGCAGCCATCCCGACGTCCTGCTCAATGGCTGCGACCAGTTTTCTGATATCAGGCTCATCGCGCTGAGCCTCAGACATGGCCAAACTTACGATTGCAGGACAAGTCGGAATATCGATGTTTTTAAAAACGAGACTGATATCGTCGTGTGACAATTCCAGATTATTAACTTCCTTGCAAACACCCATAACGACCCCTAAAAATACTGACCACAAGATTATCTGCGAACGATAATACTTTTTTATGTTGATGGATACTAGCCAATAGGGCTAGCCCCGTGCGCCGCTCAAATAAAGCTAACGCACATACCTTGTCAGTCTGTTACAGGTTCGACATGCCAGATCCGCTCAGCATATTCTTTAATCGTACGATCACTGGAAAACTTACCCATCCCGGCAACATTCAGAATGGCGCGGCGCGTCCACTCCTTTTGATCCTGATACAAAGCGCTCACCGTATCCTGACACGCAACATACGCCTCATAATCGGCCAGCAAAAAGTACTTGTCCCCCTGATGAAGCAAGGCATCAACGATAGGCTGGTAACGCGCAGGCTCATCCGAACAGAAATAACCACCGGATATCATATCCAGCGCCTGTTTTAACTCGGCACTGGCATGATAATAGCGCATCGGATCATATCCCTGACGACTTAACTCCTCCACTCCTTCCGTTGTGAGTCCAAACAGGAAGAAATTGTCGCTACCCACTTCTTCGCGCATCTCTACATTGGCGCCATCGAGCGTACCGATGGTCAATGCACCATTGAGCGCAAGCTTCATGTTTCCCGTACCCGAAGCCTCGGTCCCTGCAGTGGATATTTGCTCCGACAGATCAGCGGCCGGAACGATACGCTCGGCATTGGAAACATCGTAATTCGGAATGAAGACCAGCTTCAATTGATTACCGACCCGTTGGTCGTTATTTACAATATCTGCGACATCATTGATCAGACGGATGATGCATTTAGCCATCGCGTAACCTGGCGCTGCCTTACCCGCAATGATCACCGTGCGCGGCATACCGTCAGCACCTGCGCGAATGCGGTTATAAAGCGTGATGACATGCAGCACGTTGAGCAACTGGCGCTTGTATTCATGAATCCGTTTGATCTGAATATCAAAGAGCGAGGCTGGATTGACTTCGATGCACAACTGCGAGCGTATCAACTGAGCAAGCCGCACCTTGTTTTCATGTTTGACGGCACGAAATTGCGTCTGAAAGTCATCCTCATCAGCCAGTTTGCGCAATTCTTTGAGCTGATCAAGATCGGTGATCCAGCCATTGCCGATCCGTGTACCAATCAACGCGGCAAGTCCGGGATTCGCCTGATTCAACCAGCGTCGCGGCGTCACGCCATTGGTCATATTGACAATTTTTCCCGGTGTGATACGTTCAAAATCGGCAAAAATCGTACGCTTCATCAACTCCGTATGCAACGCTGCGACGCCGTTAACCGTATGGCTGCCAACGATGGCCAGATGAGACATTCGCACACGCCGCCCGTTGGTTTCATCGATAAGAGACAAACGCCTGAGTAACTCACCGTCTCCAGGGAACTGATGCATCACCTGTTGCATAAAGCGGTAATTGATTTCAAAAATGATCTGTAAATGGCGCGGCAGCAAGCGTTCAAAAAAGGCCACCGGCCAAGTCTCCAAGGCTTCTGGCATCAGCGTGTGATTCGTATAGGAAAAAATTTGCGTGGTCAGTCCCCACGCCTCATCCCAACTTAACTTATGCACGTCGACTAATAGCCGCATCAGCTCTGCAACGGCGATCGACGGATGAGTGTCGTTCAGCTGTACTGCAATTTTTTCCGGCAGCATCGCCCAGCCGTCAGCATGCTTTTTATAACGGAACAACATATCCTGCAACGAAGCACTGACAAAAAAGTATTGCTGTTTGAGCCTTAACTCCCGTCCGACTTCCGTTGAATCATCCGGATACAGCACCTTAGATAAATTTTCCGAATCATTCTTGTCGGCAACGGCCTGTATGTAATTACCCTGATTGAAATAGCGCAAATCAAAATCACGAGAGGACTTCGCAGACCACAGCCGCATGTTATTGACCGTTTTTCCGCCAAAACCCGGCACGGGCGTGTCATACGCCATCGCCATCACATCGTCCGTTTCAACCCAATGGTGATGCAGCGAGCCGTCCTCGTGCCTATATTCAACAACGCGCCCGTAAAACTTGACCGGATACAATAACTCAGGACGCGGGAACTCCCAGGGATTTCCGTAGCGCAGCCAGTTATCAGGATGCTCAACCTGCTCGCCGTTTTCGATACTCTGGCGGAACATACCGTATTCATAGCGTATACCATAGCCATAACAGGGCAAATCCAAGGTCGCCATTGAATCCAAAAAACAAGCGGCTAGACGCCCCAACCCGCCATTTCCAAGCGCTGCATCAGACTCAATTTCAGCAACCTTCTCATACTGCTGCCCGAGCTCATACAGCGCAGTCTTTAATTGCGCATCGAGCCCCAGATTGAGCATGGCATTGCTCAACGTACGCCCGACAAGAAACTCCAATGAAAGATAATAAATTCTTTTGGAGTCGTGTTCATAGTAGCGCTGCATCGTCGCCATCCAGCGCTCGACCAGACGGTCTCGCACCACGTGGGCTGCAGCCTGAAACCAGTCGCGTGTGGTGGCATTGGGCAAATTCTTACTGCTGGAATAAATCAGATGTTTTGTCAGCGATGCACTGACGCCCTCAACACTCATATCCGAATTTCTCGGTATCGAACTGCTATTCATTACATCCCCCGTGGTGGAATTCTTCAATTCTGCCTGATTCTCCGCGCCTTGTCAGACCCTGTCAATCTTGCCTCTTGTCAGGATGAGATACTGCAAAAAATGCCTGACAAATATGACAATCCGTTCGCATCAGGTGATAATGAGCGTCACTATATTAGGGTGCTGGTACGCAAAGATAGCCTATGGCCTAACGAATCTGTAACACGAAACTGTTACAAAGGTCTGAATTACCAAAATCAACCTGATGCATAACATCTTAAAGAGTGAAAATCATGAACTCAAAAATTCCTCCCTTGTCAGCTAGCGAAATAAACCATATCAATGCCTACTGGCGCGCCTGCAACTATCTGGCTGCCGGCATGATTTATCTGCGCGACAATCCGCTGCTCAAAGAGCCACTCAAGCTCGAACACATCAAGAACCGCCTGCTGGGACACTGGGGATCAAGCCCCGGTCTGTCTTTCGGCTATATCCACATGAACCGTCTGATCGTCAAATACGATCTGAATGCGATCTTTATGGCAGGCCCGGGGCATGGCGCGCCCGGCGTGCTGGGTCCTGTGTATCTGGAAGGCCGCTACAGTGAGGTGTATCCGAACAAGGGTGAAAACATCGACGGCATGCGCCAGTTTTTCAAGGAATTTTCTTTTCCCGGCGGCATCGGAAGTCACTGCACCCCTGAGACACCGGGCTCCATCCACGAAGGTGGCGAATTAGGCTACAGCGTCTCACACGCCTTTGGCGCCGCTTTTGACAATCCTGATCTGATCGTCACCGTGATGGTCGGCGACGGCGAATCCGAAACAGCCCCCTTGGCGACCTCATGGCACTCGAACAAATTTCTCAATCCGATCCGGGACGGCGCCGTGCTGCCTATCCTGCATCTGAACGGCTACAAGATCAACAACCCGACCATCCTGTCTCGCATCTCGCACGAAGAGCTGGAAAACCTGTTCAAGGGTTACGGCTGGACCCCCTACTTCGTCGAAGGCTCAGACCCCGAAACCATGCATCAGCGCATGGCACAGGTGATGGAAGAATGCGTACTGGAAATCCGCCGCATTCAGACCGAAGCACGCGAGAGCGGCATCCCGGCACGTCCGCGCTGGCCGATGATCGTACTGCGCTCCCCGAAAGGCTGGACGGGACCTGCCGAAGTGGATGGCAAAAAAATGGAGGGGTTCTGGCGCTCGCATCAGGTGCCGATTGGCGACGTCAAAACGCCGGAGCATTTCGCCAAGCTGGAAGAATGGCTGAGCAGTTATAAGATCGATGAACTGTTCGATGAAAACGGCAAACTGTTGCCGGAACTCAAAGCGCTGGCCCCCAAAGGCATCCGCCGCATGAGTGCCAATTTGCACGCGAATGGCGGCCTGCTGCGCCGTGCACTGCACATGCCCAACTGCCGCGACTACGCCGTTGAGGTCAAAAATCCGGGCACCACGGTCGCGGAAAATACCCGTCCGCTGGGAAAATTCCTGCGCGACATCATGCAGGCCAATATGCAGAATTTCCGCGTATTCGGCCCGGATGAAAACAGCTCGAACAAACTCGATAACATCTATGAAGTGAGCAAAAAAACCTGGCTTGCGGACTACCTGCCGGAAGATGCGGGTGGCGGTGAACTCTCGCCGGATGGCCGCGTGATGGAAATGCTCTCCGAACATACGCTGGAGGGCTGGCTCGAAGGCTACCTGCTCTCGGGACGCCACGGTTTCTTCTCGACCTATGAGGCCTTCGTCCACGTCATCGACTCGATGTTCAACCAGCATGCCAAATGGCTGGCGATGTCAAAGGACGTGCCCTGGCGCGCGCCGGTATCGTCATTGAATCTGCTGATCACTTCCACCGTATGGCGTCAGGATCACAACGGCTTTACCCATCAGGATCCTGGATTTTTGGATCTGGTGGTCAACAAGAGCCCTGAAGTCACCCGAATTTATCTGCCGCCCGATGTCAATTGCCTGTTGTCGGTTGCCGACCATTGCCTCAAAAGCACCGATTACATCAACGTCATTGTCTGCGACAAACAAAAGCATTTGCAGTTTCTCAACATGGAAGCGGCGATCCTGCATTGCACCAAGGGCATCGGCATTTGGGATTGGGCCTGTAACGATCAGGGAAGCGAACCGGATGTCGTGATGGCCTCAGCCGGTGATATTCCAACCAAGGAAGCGCTGGCCGCCGTGATGCTGCTACGCGAGCATTTCCCGGATCTGAAGATTCGTTTTATCAATGTGGTCGATCTGTACAAACTGACGCCTTCCACCGAGCACCCTCACGGCCTGAGCGATCGCGATTTCGACAGCCTGTTCACAAAAGACCGTCCTGTGATGTTCAACTTCCACGGCTACCCATGGCTGATACACCGTCTGGCCTATCGCCGCCACAACCACCAGAACTTCCACGTGCGCGGTTACAAGGAAAAAGGCAGCATCAATACGCCGCTGGAACTGGCGATTCAGAATCAGATCGACCGTTTCAGTCTGGTGATCGACATCATCGACCGTCTCCCTGCCCTGCAAGTTTCCGGCGCACACATCAAGGAGAAGATGCTCAACAAGCAGATCGAATGCCGCAACTATGCTTACGCGCACGGCATCGATCTGCCTGAAGTCGACAACTGGACCTGGACGCTTTGAAACAGTCGCGAGTCGTTAGCGGCTAGTCAGCACCCAACTACAAACTAGCGACTCACAACTTATGACTAGCATTCTGACCATTAACAGCGGTTCGTCGTCGATCAAGGCCAGCCTGTTCGACGCGGCGGGAGGCCGGCGCAATTTCCGCTACGAGCACCTGAGAGATCATGCGCCGGCGTTTGACTTATTGATGCAGGAGCTCAAACACGATGCGCCGGACATCATCGGCCATCGTTTCGTGCACGGCGGCGAGATCACCGATGCCGCGCGTCTGGTCGATCACACTGAACGGGAACGTCTGGAAAAAATCACCCATCTGGCACCCTTGCACCTGCCGGGCAACCTGATGGGGCTGGATCTGTGCCGTCAGCGTTTTGATGTACCGCAAGTCGCCTGCTTCGATACCGCATTTCATGCGGGCATGCCGGAATTTTCGCGTCGCCTGCCGATTCCACAGGAATTTGGCCTCTGCCGCTTTGGCTTTCACGGCTTGAATTATGCCTATATCGCAAGCCGGCTACCCGAACTGTTGGGCCAGACGGCGCGTGGCAATGTCGTCATCGCGCATCTGGGCAGCGGCGCGAGTCTCTGTATGCTCAAAGACCTGCACTCGGTCGACACCACGATGGGATACACGCCAGCCGGCGGCGTCGTGATGGGCACGCGCAGCGGCAATCTCGACCCTGGCGTCATGCTGGAACTCTCCCGCCGTTTCGATACCGCGCAATTGACGGATATCGTGTTCCACCAAATGGGGCTACTGGCCCTGTCGGATGGTGAATCCAGCGAAATGAGCGAACTATTGGCAAGCAATACGGCCTCAGCCCAGTTTGCCGTCGATTATTTCTGCCGTGAAGTCAGCGGGGCAATCGGCGCACTGGCGGCCAAAGCGGGCGGCATCGATGCGCTGGTTTTCACAGGCGGCATCGGTGAACACGCCGCCAGCATACGCCGGCAAATCTGCGCTCCGCTGGCCTTTTTAGGATTTACATTAAATGACGACGGGGCCTCGATAAAAATCAGCAGCGCCAACAGCCGCCCTGTACTCGTCATTGCGGCTGACGAAGAAGCGATGATCCAGCGACTGTCCTTATCCGCCTGCCTGAATTGATCACCGTCACACCCTGTTAATAATTTAACAACCGCAGTCTGCACGAATCCGGATGCCAACCGTTACAATATACCCATAAAATTTGTCACCACACTCATGTACGCTCACTTAAAACGTCAGGTTCCGGTAGCGCTGCCCCGAATTGTCGGGAATGTCGCACTTGCTCTGTGCATACTGCTAGCCAGTACTGAGTCGCAGGCAAGCGACACGTCAGATCCACTATTGACTGAGTCTCGTCTTACGCCCCTCGCCCCCTGTACCGAAACACAAAATGACCGCACTTTTGATCTGATCGACATCGTCAATACCGCGCTTTGCAACAACCCGCAAACAAGGGAAGTCTGGGCCAACTCACGTGCGCAGGCCGCACAAGTGGGCGTTATCAGTGGAGGCTATCTACCCGGCGTTAGTGTAAGTGTCAGCGAAAATCAAAGTACGCCCGGCAATAAACTGAGCAGCCTAGGTCTTAATTTTTCCTACTTGTTATACGACTTTGGTGCACGCGCGGCCAATCTGGAAAACGCCCGCCAATTGCTGATTTCGGTGAGCGCGACCCAGAATAATACCGTGCAAACACTGTTTCTCGCGGCGGTACAGGCCTATTACCAGACTCGCTCGACCCTCGCTGCATTTGACGCATCCGTGGTATCAGAACAGGCTGCACAGGAGAGTTTGAAAGTGGCCGCGGCACGCTACCAGTCCGGCAGCACCACACCTGCCGACAAGCTCACTGCACAAACCGCCTACTCACAGGCAACGCTCAACCGCATTACAGCACATGGCGCGATGAAAATCGCACAGGGCAGTCTTGCCAATATCTTAGGCATCGATGCAAATTTGGGTGTCAAACTCGCCTCCGGCAGCACGCCCGTTGACAACGGGCAGGATAAATTCGATGCGATCGAACAAAGCATCGTCACACTGATTGAGACGGCGAGACTAAACCGCCCTGATCTGCTGGCTGCGCAAGCGGCCGTTAAAGCGGCACAAGCGGCGGCTGATGCAGCGCGCGCGGCGGGCATGCCAACCCTGTCGATGACTGCTGCGGCGAATCAGAACAACAATGCAGGGGTCAATACTCATGGCTCATCGCTGGGGCTGGCGGTCAGCGTGCCGCTGTTCTCGGGGTTTACCCCCACCTACCGGATACGCGCGGCCGATGCGCAAGTCGAAAGCAAAAAAGCGCAAATGGATCGTATTCGTTTGCAAATCGCACTCGATGTCTGGAACGCGTATCAAAATCTGGCCACAGCATCACAAAACAGGCGCTCCACTAGCGATTTACTCAGCAGCGCCGAACAATCCGAACGCGTCGCCTCGGGGCGTTACAGGGCGGGTGCAGGTACTATGCTTGATTTACTTAATGCGCAAACCATACTGGCCAGCGCACGCCAGCAACGCATCCAGGCCGATCTGAACTGGAATATCAGCCGCGCCACACTCGCGCAGGCGATGGGCAGTCTGGATGCGCAATTATTAACGTCCTTACCCGACGTCACAACATCCTTTAAGCCATGAAAAAATTTCTGCTCTCCCCTCTCTCACTCCTGCTAATCAGCGCAGCGCTCGCGATCGCGGGATGGTCAATCTACCGGCAATTTAATCAGACT
Above is a window of Gallionella capsiferriformans ES-2 DNA encoding:
- a CDS encoding acetate/propionate family kinase; amino-acid sequence: MTSILTINSGSSSIKASLFDAAGGRRNFRYEHLRDHAPAFDLLMQELKHDAPDIIGHRFVHGGEITDAARLVDHTERERLEKITHLAPLHLPGNLMGLDLCRQRFDVPQVACFDTAFHAGMPEFSRRLPIPQEFGLCRFGFHGLNYAYIASRLPELLGQTARGNVVIAHLGSGASLCMLKDLHSVDTTMGYTPAGGVVMGTRSGNLDPGVMLELSRRFDTAQLTDIVFHQMGLLALSDGESSEMSELLASNTASAQFAVDYFCREVSGAIGALAAKAGGIDALVFTGGIGEHAASIRRQICAPLAFLGFTLNDDGASIKISSANSRPVLVIAADEEAMIQRLSLSACLN
- a CDS encoding TolC family protein; translated protein: MYAHLKRQVPVALPRIVGNVALALCILLASTESQASDTSDPLLTESRLTPLAPCTETQNDRTFDLIDIVNTALCNNPQTREVWANSRAQAAQVGVISGGYLPGVSVSVSENQSTPGNKLSSLGLNFSYLLYDFGARAANLENARQLLISVSATQNNTVQTLFLAAVQAYYQTRSTLAAFDASVVSEQAAQESLKVAAARYQSGSTTPADKLTAQTAYSQATLNRITAHGAMKIAQGSLANILGIDANLGVKLASGSTPVDNGQDKFDAIEQSIVTLIETARLNRPDLLAAQAAVKAAQAAADAARAAGMPTLSMTAAANQNNNAGVNTHGSSLGLAVSVPLFSGFTPTYRIRAADAQVESKKAQMDRIRLQIALDVWNAYQNLATASQNRRSTSDLLSSAEQSERVASGRYRAGAGTMLDLLNAQTILASARQQRIQADLNWNISRATLAQAMGSLDAQLLTSLPDVTTSFKP